Proteins from a single region of Chitinophagales bacterium:
- a CDS encoding sugar phosphate isomerase/epimerase yields the protein MKRIFLSLVAIFFLSTAIAQVKDWKLGIQLWTFHISSFHDALTRVDSTGLTTIEVYPGQKLGGGLAGVFGPAMDAAQRKTVRDWLASHKIDVHAFGVVVCDKPEEWEAYFSFAKDMSIPVITAEPAKAHLDVVNDLAGKYGIKVAIHDHPKPSLYWHPDSVLAAAKGRPNIGACADIGHWVRNGLDPVECLKKLSGKVYGLHIKDVAEFGNPKADDVIFGTGKSNIAGVLKELKRQGFKGFFSIEHEANWTSNVQDVVADAQYFQQQQKQLK from the coding sequence ATGAAGCGTATCTTTTTATCTCTGGTTGCCATTTTTTTTCTTTCAACAGCTATAGCTCAAGTCAAAGACTGGAAATTGGGTATTCAACTCTGGACCTTTCATATCTCCAGTTTTCATGATGCTTTAACACGTGTAGATAGTACTGGTTTGACAACTATCGAAGTTTATCCCGGACAAAAATTGGGCGGGGGTTTAGCTGGCGTTTTTGGCCCGGCAATGGATGCCGCGCAAAGGAAAACAGTTCGTGACTGGTTGGCATCGCATAAAATAGACGTACATGCTTTTGGTGTTGTGGTTTGCGACAAGCCGGAAGAATGGGAAGCTTACTTCTCATTTGCAAAAGATATGTCGATACCCGTCATTACTGCTGAACCTGCAAAAGCGCATTTAGATGTAGTGAATGACTTAGCAGGAAAGTATGGTATTAAAGTAGCTATTCATGATCATCCTAAACCAAGTTTATATTGGCATCCTGATTCTGTACTGGCTGCTGCTAAAGGCAGGCCAAATATTGGCGCTTGCGCGGATATTGGTCATTGGGTAAGAAACGGCTTAGACCCTGTGGAATGTTTAAAAAAACTCTCAGGTAAAGTGTATGGTTTGCATATAAAAGATGTGGCTGAGTTTGGCAATCCCAAAGCAGATGATGTTATTTTCGGAACTGGCAAGAGCAATATTGCCGGTGTGTTAAAGGAGTTGAAGCGTCAGGGTTTCAAAGGATTTTTCTCTATTGAACATGAAGCTAACTGGACAAGCAATGTGCAAGATGTAGTTGCAGATGCGCAATACTTTCAGCAACAACAAAAACAACTGAAATAA
- a CDS encoding fumarylacetoacetate hydrolase family protein, giving the protein MKIFCVGRNYIDHAKELGNAVPEEPVIFMKPKSALLQPHAPFYYPEFSNELHYELELVVRISKNGKYIPEKQAVKYIDAITVGIDFTARDVQAELKKKGLPWEKAKAWDNSAVIGNWYPLPQDLGKEEMFFSMKKNNEEVQRGNSKDMIFSFAYIIAHVSQYFSLNIGDLIYTGTPAGVGEVVVGDVLEGFYGKEKAFELEIK; this is encoded by the coding sequence ATGAAAATTTTTTGCGTTGGTAGAAATTATATAGACCATGCAAAAGAGCTGGGTAACGCAGTTCCAGAGGAGCCGGTAATCTTTATGAAACCGAAATCGGCCCTGCTGCAACCTCATGCGCCATTCTATTACCCAGAGTTTTCCAACGAATTACATTACGAGCTTGAGTTGGTAGTACGTATCTCCAAAAATGGTAAATACATTCCTGAGAAGCAGGCGGTGAAATACATCGATGCTATTACAGTTGGAATTGATTTTACCGCAAGAGATGTGCAGGCTGAATTGAAGAAGAAGGGTTTGCCCTGGGAAAAAGCCAAAGCTTGGGATAATTCAGCGGTTATTGGCAACTGGTATCCATTGCCGCAGGATTTGGGAAAAGAGGAAATGTTCTTTTCCATGAAGAAGAACAACGAGGAAGTGCAGCGTGGTAACAGTAAAGACATGATTTTTTCTTTCGCATATATCATCGCACATGTGTCACAGTATTTTTCACTCAATATCGGCGACCTGATTTATACAGGAACTCCAGCCGGTGTGGGTGAAGTAGTCGTTGGAGATGTGTTAGAGGGTTTTTATGGTAAGGAAAAGGCATTTGAACTGGAGATTAAATAA
- a CDS encoding 50S ribosomal protein L25, whose amino-acid sequence MNTITIEGQLRTEFGKKATRQMRSQELVPGVIYGGAQEVNFAAPAKAFKPLVYTAQFQLAEVKVDGKTYRCILKDMQFDKVSDALIHVDLLELVDDKKVVATLPLKFVGNSIGVKDGGKLVTKMKSLKVKTLPKFLKENIEVDITNLAVNGNIRVEDVQADNMEIINSPRIPVASVVMTRQLKQEEAAAAKDEKKK is encoded by the coding sequence ATGAATACAATTACAATCGAAGGACAACTGAGGACCGAATTTGGCAAAAAAGCCACCCGCCAAATGCGCTCTCAGGAACTGGTGCCAGGTGTAATTTACGGGGGTGCGCAGGAAGTGAATTTCGCTGCTCCTGCCAAGGCTTTCAAGCCTCTGGTGTACACTGCACAATTTCAGTTAGCAGAAGTGAAAGTGGATGGTAAAACTTACAGATGCATTTTGAAGGACATGCAGTTCGACAAAGTATCTGATGCTTTGATCCACGTAGATCTGCTGGAACTGGTAGATGACAAGAAAGTAGTAGCCACACTGCCATTGAAGTTCGTTGGTAACTCAATTGGTGTGAAGGATGGTGGTAAACTGGTGACTAAAATGAAGTCGCTGAAAGTAAAGACCCTGCCTAAGTTCTTGAAAGAGAACATCGAGGTAGATATCACCAATCTGGCTGTAAACGGTAACATCCGCGTAGAAGATGTACAAGCTGATAACATGGAGATCATCAACTCTCCACGTATCCCTGTTGCATCTGTAGTGATGACCCGTCAGCTGAAGCAAGAAGAAGCTGCTGCTGCAAAAGACGAGAAGAAGAAGTAA
- a CDS encoding Gfo/Idh/MocA family oxidoreductase yields the protein MSSRRAFIRNLSGSAIAITAASLQDLAARERQEILLQSAQKEYAANDRIRVAVIGFGIIGFRNAQTFMQLPGIELAAVCDLYDGRLARAKELYGQSLITTRDYRELINRKDIDAIIVCTSDNWHDAISIDAMRAGKAVYCEKPLVHQLHQGQALLKVQQETGALLQVGSQRVSSIAYAKAKELYKAGEIGQLNSVEAAFDRQSVLGAWKYTMPTDASPETVDWKRFQRGKQNEVYDAKRFFWWRNYKEYGTGVAGDLFVHLLSGLHFLTDSYGPKRIYATGDLCYWKDGRNVPDVMTAVLEYPDTPQHKAFQVTLRVNLISGMGDTATTRFVGTEGVLNFGWNDFTIQRSKMPKAPGIGGWDSLDTYPAAMQEQIRKEYDAKFSSEDKIAPSLSPIRYAAPAGYSDSKDHFANFFASVRKQLPVVEDAAFGFRAAAPCLACNESYFQQKVIHWDPQQMQVRKA from the coding sequence ATGTCCAGCAGAAGAGCGTTTATTCGAAACCTTAGTGGATCAGCAATTGCCATCACTGCGGCTTCATTGCAAGACCTTGCTGCAAGAGAAAGACAAGAAATTTTGTTGCAATCAGCTCAAAAAGAATATGCAGCCAATGATCGTATTCGTGTTGCGGTAATTGGATTCGGCATCATTGGTTTCAGAAATGCGCAAACCTTTATGCAGTTGCCGGGAATTGAATTAGCAGCTGTTTGTGATTTATATGATGGCAGACTGGCCAGGGCAAAAGAATTGTATGGTCAATCTTTAATCACCACTCGCGATTATCGCGAATTGATTAACAGAAAAGATATTGATGCCATCATCGTTTGTACTTCTGATAACTGGCATGATGCCATCAGTATTGATGCCATGCGTGCTGGTAAAGCGGTGTATTGTGAAAAGCCTTTGGTGCATCAATTGCATCAGGGACAGGCTTTGCTGAAAGTACAGCAGGAAACCGGTGCTTTGTTGCAGGTGGGTAGTCAGCGTGTGAGCAGTATTGCTTATGCAAAAGCGAAAGAGTTGTATAAAGCTGGTGAAATTGGTCAGCTCAATTCTGTAGAAGCCGCTTTTGATAGACAAAGTGTTTTGGGTGCATGGAAATATACGATGCCTACAGATGCTTCGCCTGAAACTGTTGACTGGAAAAGATTCCAGCGGGGTAAGCAGAATGAAGTATATGATGCCAAGCGTTTTTTCTGGTGGCGCAATTACAAAGAATATGGCACCGGTGTAGCGGGAGATTTATTTGTGCATTTGTTGTCTGGCTTACATTTTCTGACCGATTCTTATGGACCCAAACGTATTTATGCAACCGGTGATTTGTGTTACTGGAAAGATGGGCGCAATGTACCAGATGTAATGACGGCTGTACTGGAATATCCGGATACACCACAACACAAAGCATTTCAGGTAACCTTGCGTGTGAACCTTATCAGTGGAATGGGTGATACTGCTACTACGCGTTTTGTGGGTACAGAAGGTGTGTTGAATTTTGGCTGGAATGATTTCACTATCCAGCGAAGCAAGATGCCCAAAGCACCAGGTATAGGTGGATGGGATAGTTTGGATACCTATCCTGCTGCCATGCAGGAGCAGATCAGAAAGGAATATGATGCAAAATTCTCTTCAGAAGATAAAATTGCGCCATCTCTATCACCTATTCGCTATGCAGCACCTGCCGGTTACAGCGATTCAAAAGATCATTTTGCAAATTTCTTTGCTTCTGTAAGAAAACAATTGCCTGTTGTGGAAGATGCTGCTTTTGGCTTTCGCGCTGCAGCTCCCTGTTTGGCTTGTAATGAAAGCTATTTTCAGCAAAAAGTGATTCACTGGGATCCGCAGCAGATGCAGGTTCGCAAAGCCTAA
- a CDS encoding 7-carboxy-7-deazaguanine synthase QueE yields MESFYTLQGEGYHQGKAAYFIRLGGCDVGCVWCDVKDSWDADKHPKFSIDAIVQKALAETNQQPSIAVITGGEPLMHPLDSLTKSLKAAGFQTNIETSGSHPLSGQWDWICLSPKKFKAPLPEILPRAHELKVVVFNKHDFDWAEQYAAQVNPDCKLYLQPEWDKAADVTPLVVAYIKANPQWALSLQTHKYINVP; encoded by the coding sequence ATGGAATCTTTTTATACCCTGCAGGGCGAAGGATACCATCAGGGCAAAGCTGCTTACTTCATCCGTCTCGGCGGATGCGATGTAGGCTGCGTTTGGTGTGATGTGAAAGACAGCTGGGATGCAGACAAGCACCCCAAGTTCAGCATTGATGCCATCGTGCAAAAAGCATTAGCTGAAACCAATCAGCAACCATCCATTGCGGTGATCACTGGCGGCGAACCGCTGATGCATCCTTTGGATTCACTGACAAAATCCCTGAAAGCCGCAGGCTTTCAAACCAATATTGAAACATCGGGCTCTCATCCATTAAGTGGACAATGGGATTGGATATGTCTTTCCCCAAAAAAATTCAAAGCTCCTTTACCTGAAATCCTTCCACGCGCACATGAATTAAAAGTAGTCGTCTTTAATAAACACGATTTCGATTGGGCTGAACAATATGCTGCGCAAGTAAATCCAGATTGTAAATTATACCTGCAACCAGAGTGGGATAAAGCAGCTGATGTTACACCACTGGTTGTTGCTTACATCAAAGCCAACCCACAGTGGGCTTTAAGTCTGCAAACACATAAATATATCAACGTACCCTGA
- a CDS encoding bifunctional 5,10-methylenetetrahydrofolate dehydrogenase/5,10-methenyltetrahydrofolate cyclohydrolase: MILLDGKIASAAVRQQLTTEVAGLKAAGKRTPHLAAILVGNNGASETYVASKVKHCEEIGFASTLVRLPETTTEVDLLAKISELNQAPEIDGILVQLPLPKHINEQLVIQAIDPSKDVDGFHPASAGKLVQGLQTFIPATPYGIMLMLEHFNITTKGKHAVVIGRSNIVGRPMSILLSSNSQYGNATVTVCHSHTPNLKEICLQGDILVAALGRPEFVKADMVKTGAIVIDVGITRVEDATAKKGFRIKGDVAFDEVAAVAGALTPVPGGVGLMTIAGLLKNTLQAYYQRNAG; this comes from the coding sequence ATGATACTATTGGATGGAAAAATTGCTTCAGCAGCTGTAAGACAGCAGCTTACAACAGAAGTAGCCGGCCTGAAAGCCGCGGGTAAAAGAACCCCTCACCTGGCCGCTATTCTAGTAGGAAATAACGGTGCCAGCGAGACTTATGTGGCCAGCAAAGTGAAGCATTGTGAGGAAATCGGCTTTGCTTCCACCCTGGTTCGTTTGCCTGAAACCACCACAGAAGTAGATTTACTCGCCAAGATCAGTGAACTGAACCAAGCGCCAGAAATCGACGGTATTCTTGTTCAACTGCCGCTCCCTAAGCATATTAACGAGCAATTAGTAATCCAGGCCATTGATCCTTCCAAGGACGTAGACGGGTTTCACCCAGCAAGTGCAGGTAAACTTGTTCAGGGCTTACAAACCTTCATCCCAGCTACCCCTTATGGTATCATGCTGATGCTGGAGCATTTCAATATCACTACCAAAGGCAAACATGCCGTAGTCATTGGCCGAAGCAATATTGTGGGCCGACCCATGAGTATTTTGCTGAGCAGCAATAGCCAATATGGCAACGCCACTGTTACTGTTTGTCATTCTCATACACCCAACCTCAAGGAAATTTGCCTGCAGGGCGATATTCTGGTTGCCGCTTTGGGCCGACCAGAGTTTGTAAAAGCCGACATGGTAAAAACTGGAGCTATTGTGATTGATGTGGGTATCACCCGCGTAGAAGATGCCACTGCCAAAAAGGGTTTCCGCATCAAAGGGGATGTTGCTTTTGATGAGGTTGCTGCTGTAGCCGGCGCATTAACACCCGTACCCGGCGGTGTTGGCCTCATGACCATTGCCGGCTTACTAAAAAATACTTTACAAGCTTATTACCAACGCAATGCAGGATAG
- the radC gene encoding DNA repair protein RadC, whose protein sequence is MTAIKTWAPDDRPREKLQLKGTAALSNAELLAILINNGTKDQSALDLARNLLDKCQQDLTKLGKMRVKEIQQLKIKGLGEKKAITIAAALELGLRRQASTHQKTTITSSKDIAQYLQTRLQYKRHELFMAVYLNRSNKIVYETVISEGGLTGTVADPRIILKQALEHDAVSIILSHNHPSGSLKPSKQDELLTNKIKQAALLMDIQVLDHIIVSEAGYFSFADEGLL, encoded by the coding sequence ATGACTGCTATTAAAACATGGGCGCCAGACGACAGGCCCAGGGAAAAACTCCAGCTCAAAGGCACAGCTGCATTGAGTAATGCAGAATTACTGGCCATCCTGATCAATAACGGCACCAAGGACCAATCTGCCCTGGACCTTGCACGCAACTTGCTGGATAAATGCCAGCAAGACCTAACCAAACTGGGTAAAATGCGGGTAAAGGAAATACAGCAACTGAAAATCAAAGGTTTGGGCGAAAAAAAAGCCATTACCATTGCTGCTGCGCTGGAATTAGGCCTTAGACGACAAGCCAGTACACATCAAAAAACGACCATCACCAGCAGCAAGGATATTGCCCAATACCTACAAACACGATTACAATACAAGCGACATGAATTGTTTATGGCGGTTTATCTTAACCGAAGCAATAAGATTGTGTATGAAACGGTAATTAGTGAGGGCGGATTAACCGGAACTGTTGCCGATCCGCGCATCATCCTCAAACAGGCACTGGAGCATGATGCAGTATCTATCATCCTATCGCATAATCATCCAAGCGGCAGCCTCAAACCCAGTAAACAAGATGAGTTGCTGACCAATAAAATCAAGCAAGCAGCCTTACTCATGGATATACAAGTGCTGGATCACATCATTGTGAGTGAAGCCGGTTATTTCAGCTTTGCTGATGAAGGACTGCTCTGA
- a CDS encoding DUF3467 domain-containing protein yields MEQQPNNQLNIEISEEIAEGDYANLAIITHSHAEFVIDFVSVMPGVPKSRVKSRIIFTPMHAKRFMKALEENIERYEAANGPIQDLEQIEIPMHFGGPAPQA; encoded by the coding sequence ATGGAACAGCAACCCAATAATCAGCTCAATATCGAAATCAGTGAGGAAATCGCTGAAGGCGATTATGCCAATCTGGCCATCATTACCCATAGCCATGCGGAATTTGTAATTGATTTCGTGAGCGTGATGCCCGGTGTGCCCAAGAGTCGTGTAAAGAGCCGTATCATTTTCACGCCCATGCATGCCAAGCGTTTTATGAAAGCATTGGAAGAGAATATTGAGCGTTATGAAGCAGCCAATGGTCCTATTCAGGATTTAGAGCAGATCGAAATACCCATGCATTTCGGAGGCCCGGCGCCACAAGCTTAA
- a CDS encoding aminoacyl-tRNA hydrolase: MNKFLIVGLGNIGAEYKHTRHNIGFDVVDAFVLKHNQFWRTDRLADVAEVSWKGKKFVCIKPSTYMNLSGKAFRYWFDKEKVELVNTLTIVDELAIPLNKLRLRPSGSDGGHNGLKDIQLMMGTDVYPKLRFGIGNNYPKGRQADFVLGHWLADERPIVDQKITKCVEIIEQFATIGLERTMNMVNNLSFA; this comes from the coding sequence ATGAACAAATTTCTGATCGTAGGCTTGGGTAATATTGGCGCTGAGTACAAACATACCAGACACAACATCGGCTTTGATGTGGTGGATGCATTTGTGCTGAAGCATAACCAGTTCTGGCGTACTGACCGCCTGGCCGATGTGGCTGAAGTGAGTTGGAAAGGAAAGAAATTTGTGTGCATCAAACCCAGCACTTACATGAACCTAAGTGGAAAGGCTTTTCGCTATTGGTTCGATAAAGAGAAAGTAGAACTCGTTAATACCCTCACCATTGTAGATGAGCTAGCTATTCCGCTAAATAAACTCAGACTTCGCCCAAGTGGCAGCGATGGCGGACATAATGGGTTGAAAGACATTCAGTTAATGATGGGAACCGATGTGTATCCTAAGCTGCGTTTTGGCATTGGCAATAACTACCCCAAGGGTCGTCAGGCAGATTTTGTACTGGGCCATTGGCTGGCCGATGAGCGCCCCATTGTAGATCAGAAAATCACCAAATGTGTAGAGATCATCGAACAGTTTGCCACCATCGGGCTGGAACGTACGATGAATATGGTAAATAATTTGAGCTTCGCATAA
- a CDS encoding ribose-phosphate pyrophosphokinase — protein sequence MNPSVKIFSGTGSQKLAEKIASRFGVPLGKVNIQKFSDGEFQPIFLESIRGDYVFLVQSTYAPTDNIMELLLMIDAAKRASAYKIIAVIPYYGYARQDRKDKPRVAIGSKLIATLLEAAGADRVITMDLHASQIQAFFDIPVDHLDSSAIFIPYIEQLKLANLTFAAPDVGSTNRVREIASYFNAEMVICDKHRKRANEIASMVVIGDVTDRDIVLIDDICDTGGTLAKAAGLLKEKGARSVRALCTHPVLSGKAYENIENSVLEELIVCDTIPLKQESAKIRALSVADLFAIAIRNAYENKSITSLFIHSQLRGRDK from the coding sequence ATGAATCCCTCCGTAAAGATCTTCTCGGGCACCGGGTCACAGAAACTGGCTGAGAAAATTGCTTCAAGATTTGGTGTGCCCCTGGGTAAAGTGAATATCCAGAAATTCAGCGACGGCGAATTTCAACCCATATTTCTGGAAAGTATCCGCGGCGACTATGTTTTTCTGGTACAAAGTACTTACGCCCCAACTGATAATATCATGGAGTTATTACTCATGATTGATGCAGCTAAGCGTGCAAGTGCGTACAAGATTATTGCCGTTATTCCTTATTATGGTTATGCACGCCAGGATAGAAAAGACAAGCCACGTGTGGCCATTGGTTCTAAATTGATTGCTACTTTGTTGGAAGCTGCTGGCGCAGACCGTGTCATCACGATGGACCTGCACGCTTCTCAGATACAGGCATTCTTTGATATCCCTGTGGATCATCTGGATAGTTCTGCCATCTTCATCCCGTACATTGAGCAGCTGAAATTGGCTAACCTAACCTTTGCCGCACCGGACGTGGGTAGTACCAACCGTGTACGTGAGATTGCCAGCTATTTCAATGCAGAAATGGTGATTTGTGATAAGCACCGTAAGCGCGCCAACGAGATTGCCAGCATGGTAGTGATTGGTGATGTAACGGATAGAGACATTGTGTTGATTGATGATATCTGTGATACTGGTGGCACATTGGCTAAAGCAGCAGGTTTATTGAAGGAGAAAGGTGCCAGAAGTGTACGTGCTTTGTGTACGCACCCTGTGTTGAGTGGCAAAGCCTACGAGAATATTGAAAATAGTGTACTCGAAGAGCTGATTGTTTGTGATACCATTCCATTGAAACAGGAATCTGCTAAAATTCGCGCACTTTCTGTGGCCGACTTGTTCGCTATTGCGATTAGAAATGCCTATGAAAACAAGAGTATCACCAGTCTCTTTATTCACTCGCAATTGAGAGGTAGAGATAAATAA
- a CDS encoding PD40 domain-containing protein, whose product MKYLLSFLFASLLITASAQNNRKSKLFAAKAVELFEKAAILLRDGEPRQAIPLLQQSLKLDSNFLEANLSLAGAYGEIKDYQRAATQYEQCFRQDNKNTSFYYLPYSINLAGLGRYTDALQALEVFASTPNLSERSKKSLAYRKATYEFAINYAKAKPNQQYFFNPVNLGDSVNTARSEYLPCVTIEDSLIVFTRLVDGMREDFIESKITGNNQYTKWRTIPGSLNEEPKKGAITLSPDGEWMIFAADFSGRGLGSFDLYITYWTNEGWSEPMNLGDKINTEFWETTPSLSPDKRTLYFTSNRPGGIGGADLYVSQMQANGKWGPAENMGPVLNSAGDEMAPFIHADNQTLYFTSSGHPGYGGADLFISRKQLDGSWSKPENLGYPINTIENDGSLAVAADGITAYYSSNRSDSRGGLDLYTFELREDIRPYKTLYVKGNVFDAKTKQPVPATVELIDNSVNKSLMKIQTDGSGAYFITLPLGKDYTFSVNRKGYLYYTEQYSLSGKAADSTYQKDIALQPVTLNSTFVFNNIQFATGSYQLLPISLVELDRLLLVLQENPTLKIQISGHTDNVGKPDDNLKLSDNRAKSVADYLISKGIGAGRLSWKGFGATQPIADNATETGRAKNRRTAFTITGL is encoded by the coding sequence ATGAAATATTTACTATCCTTTTTATTCGCTTCGCTCCTCATCACTGCCAGTGCACAAAATAACCGGAAGAGCAAACTCTTTGCAGCTAAAGCTGTAGAACTATTTGAAAAAGCAGCGATTCTTTTGCGCGATGGTGAACCTAGACAAGCAATACCGCTTTTACAACAAAGTCTGAAACTGGATAGCAATTTCCTGGAAGCCAATTTAAGTTTGGCTGGCGCTTATGGAGAGATTAAAGATTATCAGCGTGCAGCAACACAATATGAACAATGCTTTCGTCAGGATAATAAGAACACCAGCTTCTACTACCTGCCCTATTCGATTAATCTCGCAGGTTTAGGCAGATATACTGATGCATTACAGGCACTAGAAGTATTTGCATCAACACCCAATCTTAGTGAACGCAGTAAAAAAAGCCTGGCATACCGCAAAGCCACTTATGAGTTTGCCATCAATTATGCAAAAGCAAAGCCGAATCAACAATATTTCTTTAATCCGGTGAATTTAGGCGACAGCGTGAATACGGCTCGCTCTGAATATTTACCCTGCGTTACCATTGAAGACAGCCTGATCGTTTTTACCAGACTGGTTGATGGCATGCGGGAAGATTTCATTGAAAGCAAGATCACCGGCAACAATCAATACACCAAATGGAGAACTATTCCAGGTTCTTTGAATGAAGAACCCAAAAAAGGCGCTATCACCCTTTCACCTGATGGCGAGTGGATGATTTTTGCAGCGGATTTTTCTGGTCGGGGCTTGGGCAGTTTTGATCTCTACATTACTTATTGGACCAACGAAGGTTGGAGTGAACCGATGAATCTAGGCGATAAAATCAATACTGAATTCTGGGAAACCACACCGTCTTTAAGTCCCGACAAACGCACACTCTATTTTACCAGTAATCGGCCGGGAGGCATTGGCGGTGCAGATTTGTACGTTTCCCAAATGCAAGCAAATGGCAAATGGGGACCTGCAGAAAACATGGGCCCTGTGCTCAACTCAGCAGGCGATGAAATGGCGCCATTTATTCATGCAGATAACCAAACCTTATACTTTACTTCATCTGGTCATCCGGGCTATGGTGGTGCCGACTTATTCATCAGTAGAAAACAATTGGATGGTTCATGGAGCAAGCCTGAAAATCTCGGCTATCCCATCAACACCATCGAAAATGATGGTAGCCTTGCTGTTGCAGCAGATGGTATAACCGCCTACTATTCCAGTAACAGAAGTGATAGTCGCGGCGGATTAGATCTTTATACTTTCGAATTACGCGAAGACATCAGACCATATAAAACACTTTATGTAAAGGGCAATGTGTTTGATGCAAAAACCAAACAGCCGGTACCTGCAACTGTTGAACTGATAGACAACAGTGTCAATAAATCTTTGATGAAGATTCAAACTGATGGTAGCGGAGCTTACTTCATAACTTTACCACTTGGTAAAGACTATACTTTCTCTGTAAACAGAAAAGGTTATCTATACTATACAGAACAATATTCTTTAAGTGGCAAAGCAGCAGACAGCACTTATCAAAAAGATATTGCGCTACAGCCAGTTACACTCAACAGCACTTTCGTTTTCAACAATATACAGTTTGCAACGGGTTCTTATCAACTACTGCCGATCAGCCTGGTTGAGTTAGACAGATTGTTACTAGTACTGCAAGAGAACCCTACACTGAAAATTCAAATCAGTGGTCATACAGATAATGTGGGCAAGCCCGATGATAACCTGAAGCTATCCGATAATCGTGCCAAATCAGTTGCTGATTACCTCATCAGTAAGGGCATTGGTGCTGGGCGACTGAGTTGGAAAGGCTTTGGTGCTACTCAACCTATTGCAGACAATGCTACAGAAACTGGCAGGGCTAAGAACAGAAGGACAGCTTTCACCATTACCGGGCTTTGA